Proteins encoded within one genomic window of Bombina bombina isolate aBomBom1 chromosome 1, aBomBom1.pri, whole genome shotgun sequence:
- the LOC128641967 gene encoding lysozyme C: MQMYLVLVLVALAGNSFALDRCSVVRALRNGGVVGIKGYTLGDYVCLVHYASYYDEYLNRSPSEYGIFQINSYWWCDDGRTVGRKNLCGVPCRNLLGDYLGDDIRCLKRIVRDPKGLGAWSVWRNNCQGRDLSRFTRGC; encoded by the exons ATGCAGATGTACCTAGTGCTGGTTCTGGTAGCCCTTGCTGGTAACAGCTTTGCCTTGGATAGATGCAGTGTGGTCAGGGCACTGAGGAATGGAGGTGTTGTTGGGATAAAAGGCTATACTCTGGGAGACT ATGTGTGCTTAGTCCACTATGCAAGTTACTATGATGAATACCTAAACCGAAGTCCCTCTGAGTATGGGATCTTCCAGATCAACAGCTATTGGTGGTGTGATGATGGCCGAACTGTAGGACGCAAGAACCTCTGTGGAGTACCCTGCAGAA ATTTATTGGGAGATTACCTTGGTGATGATATAAGGTGCTTAAAAAGGATTGTAAGAGATCCTAAAGGACTTGGAGCTTG GAGCGTTTGGAGAAATAATTGTCAAGGAAGGGATCTAAGCCGTTTTACCAGGGGATGTTAA